One window from the genome of Variovorax sp. PAMC26660 encodes:
- a CDS encoding phage holin family protein — MIVPQFWAEGRIQEQVAGKQFTVRRYGWSDDSPLAAQAHADQRTREAFDRIASGEKLDRRERKMAYNGADGVPIREEIIERQGDTVITRNSYGARCLNTPDVLFVDIDFDEPLRGSLFLFALFPALIASVVGGWAARTWLGGLIAFFVVFAVAYAIGRRKKRGEPTDNPTPEKQAAERIGRFVHQHPDWHLRIYRTPAGFRVLAMHDVFSPNDAVVADCFQLMGVDKVYARMCRNQNCFRARLSAKPWRIGISEPMRPRPGVWPVSPDKLPVRDAWVARYETAAEGHAACQYLESVGNTARLHPSAQAVQELHDERTRANSGFPLA; from the coding sequence ATGATCGTTCCCCAGTTCTGGGCCGAAGGCCGCATCCAGGAGCAGGTGGCAGGCAAGCAGTTCACGGTGCGTCGTTACGGCTGGTCCGACGACAGCCCGCTGGCTGCGCAGGCGCATGCTGACCAGCGCACCCGCGAGGCTTTCGACCGCATCGCCAGTGGCGAAAAGCTCGACCGCCGCGAACGCAAGATGGCCTACAACGGCGCCGACGGCGTGCCGATCCGCGAGGAAATCATCGAGCGACAGGGCGACACCGTCATCACGCGCAACAGCTATGGCGCGCGCTGCCTCAACACGCCCGACGTGCTGTTCGTCGACATCGACTTCGACGAACCACTGCGCGGCAGCCTGTTCCTCTTTGCGCTGTTTCCGGCGCTGATCGCCAGCGTGGTCGGCGGCTGGGCGGCCCGGACCTGGCTGGGCGGGCTGATCGCGTTCTTCGTCGTCTTTGCCGTGGCCTACGCCATCGGCCGGCGCAAGAAGCGCGGCGAGCCTACCGACAACCCCACGCCCGAGAAGCAAGCGGCCGAGCGCATCGGGCGCTTCGTTCACCAGCACCCGGACTGGCACCTGCGCATCTACCGCACGCCGGCGGGCTTCCGGGTGCTGGCCATGCACGACGTGTTCAGCCCCAATGACGCGGTGGTGGCCGACTGCTTCCAGTTGATGGGCGTGGACAAGGTCTATGCGCGCATGTGCCGCAACCAGAACTGCTTTCGGGCCCGCCTGAGCGCCAAGCCCTGGCGCATCGGCATCAGCGAGCCGATGCGGCCGCGGCCCGGTGTGTGGCCGGTGTCGCCCGACAAGCTGCCGGTGCGCGACGCCTGGGTGGCGCGCTATGAAACGGCCGCCGAAGGCCATGCCGCCTGCCAGTACCTGGAGAGCGTGGGCAACACCGCACGCCTGCACCCCAGCGCGCAGGCCGTGCAGGAACTGCATGACGAACGTACCCGCGCGAACAGCGGTTTTCCGCTGGCCTGA
- a CDS encoding adenylosuccinate synthase gives MSVTTGRNVVVVGTQWGDEGKGKLVDWLTESAQGVVRFQGGHNAGHTLVINGVKTALHLIPSGIMRPGVKCYIGNGVVLSAAKLFEEIEGLEKAGVEVRSRLRISEACPLILPFHAALDIAREAYREKGGIEKIGTTGRGIGPAYEDKIARRALRVQDLKHPERFATKLRVLLELHNHVLTQVLSAPAIDFDEVFDEAMRHAELLKPMMADVSRELNDAHRNGANLLFEGAQGTLLDVDHGTYPYVTSSNCVAGNAAAGSGVGPGMLHYILGITKAYCTRVGGGPFPTELDWATPGTPGYHMSTVGAEKGVTTGRSRRCGWFDAALLKRSAQVNGLSGLCITKLDVLDGLEKLELCTGYELDGEITDILPMGADEIERCTPIYETLEGWSESTVGVTQYDKLPINARLYLQRIEQITGVPIHMVSTSPDRDHTIMMRHPYLAD, from the coding sequence ATGAGCGTAACCACCGGAAGAAACGTGGTCGTCGTTGGTACCCAGTGGGGCGACGAAGGCAAAGGCAAGCTGGTCGACTGGCTGACGGAAAGCGCCCAGGGCGTGGTCCGCTTCCAGGGCGGCCACAACGCGGGCCACACGTTGGTCATCAACGGCGTGAAGACCGCGTTGCACCTGATCCCGAGCGGCATCATGCGGCCCGGCGTCAAGTGCTACATCGGCAACGGCGTGGTGCTGTCTGCTGCCAAGCTGTTCGAGGAAATCGAAGGGCTGGAGAAGGCCGGCGTCGAAGTGCGCTCGCGCCTGCGCATCAGCGAGGCCTGCCCGCTGATCCTGCCGTTCCACGCCGCATTGGACATCGCGCGCGAGGCCTATCGCGAAAAGGGTGGCATCGAGAAGATCGGCACCACCGGCCGCGGCATCGGCCCGGCCTACGAAGACAAGATTGCCCGCCGCGCGCTGCGCGTGCAGGACCTGAAGCACCCGGAGCGCTTTGCGACCAAGCTGCGCGTGCTGCTCGAGCTGCACAACCACGTGCTGACGCAGGTGCTGAGCGCCCCGGCCATCGACTTCGACGAAGTCTTCGACGAGGCCATGAGGCACGCCGAGCTGCTCAAGCCCATGATGGCCGACGTCTCGCGCGAGCTGAACGACGCGCATCGCAACGGCGCCAACCTGCTGTTCGAAGGCGCACAGGGCACGCTGCTCGACGTCGACCACGGCACCTATCCGTACGTCACCTCCAGCAACTGCGTGGCCGGCAATGCCGCCGCCGGTTCGGGCGTGGGCCCTGGCATGCTGCACTACATCCTGGGCATCACCAAGGCGTACTGCACGCGCGTCGGTGGCGGTCCGTTCCCGACCGAACTTGATTGGGCCACGCCGGGCACCCCGGGCTATCACATGAGTACCGTGGGCGCTGAGAAGGGCGTGACCACCGGCCGCAGCCGCCGTTGCGGCTGGTTCGATGCCGCGCTGCTCAAGCGCTCGGCGCAGGTCAACGGCCTGTCGGGTCTGTGCATCACCAAGCTCGACGTGCTGGACGGCCTCGAAAAGCTCGAGCTGTGCACCGGCTACGAACTCGATGGCGAAATCACCGACATCCTGCCGATGGGCGCCGACGAAATCGAGCGGTGCACGCCGATCTACGAGACCCTCGAAGGCTGGAGCGAAAGCACCGTGGGTGTCACGCAGTACGACAAGCTGCCGATCAATGCGCGGCTGTACCTGCAGCGCATCGAGCAGATCACGGGCGTGCCGATCCACATGGTTTCCACGAGCCCCGACCGCGATCACACGATCATGATGCGCCACCCTTATCTCGCCGACTGA
- a CDS encoding helix-turn-helix domain-containing protein has protein sequence MHLTRPPAPHLRPFVRLLWASAPGDTPAERPGAREHVLPTGGMHLVFRLSGPPLKLFDRTDDARGQTFGHAIIGGARAAFYLRDLSVTTRSVGAQLQPGAARALLGAPEDALAGQHTPLEAVWGERQAADALERLHEADEPALQLQVFEALLTQRIATSLRAGLHGLHPAVAATLGPLTSSNPSIAALVADSGYSHRRFIALFRGTIGLGPKEYARVMRFDRALALAADPARNWIDIALDAGYADQAHLSREFSALAGMSPQAWRLAGAASPRHVPAAGQIRSRR, from the coding sequence ATGCATCTGACACGGCCCCCTGCCCCGCATCTGCGGCCCTTCGTGCGGCTGCTGTGGGCTTCGGCGCCCGGCGACACACCCGCCGAGCGGCCCGGTGCCCGCGAACATGTGCTGCCCACCGGCGGCATGCATCTGGTCTTTCGGCTGTCCGGCCCGCCGTTGAAATTGTTCGACCGCACCGACGACGCACGGGGCCAGACCTTTGGCCACGCGATCATCGGCGGCGCGCGTGCTGCGTTCTATCTGCGTGATCTGTCGGTGACCACGCGCTCGGTCGGCGCGCAGCTGCAGCCGGGAGCCGCCCGCGCCCTCCTCGGTGCACCCGAAGACGCGCTGGCCGGGCAGCACACCCCGCTCGAAGCGGTGTGGGGCGAACGGCAGGCGGCAGACGCGCTCGAAAGGCTCCACGAAGCCGACGAGCCGGCGCTCCAGTTGCAGGTGTTCGAGGCACTGCTGACGCAACGCATCGCCACCTCGTTGCGCGCCGGCCTGCATGGCCTGCATCCGGCCGTGGCAGCAACGCTGGGCCCGCTGACCTCCTCGAACCCATCGATTGCGGCCTTGGTGGCGGACAGCGGCTACAGCCACCGCCGCTTCATTGCGCTCTTTCGCGGCACCATCGGCCTCGGCCCCAAGGAATACGCGCGCGTGATGCGCTTCGACCGCGCGCTCGCGCTGGCGGCCGATCCCGCACGGAACTGGATCGACATCGCGCTCGACGCAGGCTACGCCGACCAGGCCCATCTGAGCCGCGAGTTCTCCGCCCTCGCGGGCATGTCGCCACAGGCCTGGAGGCTGGCTGGTGCAGCATCGCCAAGACATGTGCCGGCCGCAGGTCAAATTCGTTCAAGACGCTAG
- a CDS encoding NAD(P)/FAD-dependent oxidoreductase, whose amino-acid sequence MTTSSSFFSPLAPASFAAAGTAPAPTAINSIGSLKVDLLVVGASFAGLACARAAALAGLSVMVLEKKTSAGAKLHTTGIIVKDAVDSVPWLGEVPPALVRRIEGVRLYAPNMRHVDLHAPGYWFWATDAPALLDWMVESTRACGVDVRLGTLFEQALWVNGRWEVPVTQGPCITATYLVGADGPHSRVAKALGLSRNTRFLYGIEHEYQGARMAPDLLHCFIDRKLAPGYIGWALDGVGVSQIGLARRMGHNDAGALRLDPLLRKIASVVTPGDAPPVAVRAGMIPCGGVLPTVARERALLVGDAAGMVSPVTAGGIHTALQHGERAGEAVARFVRGEADDPATWFVRSYPSFLLKRTLRWAFDNFQSDWMFNHLLGTPQMRRVAELIYFHRKGGPPSKE is encoded by the coding sequence ATGACAACTTCCTCCAGCTTCTTTTCTCCTCTCGCCCCCGCCTCTTTTGCCGCGGCCGGTACGGCCCCCGCGCCCACGGCCATCAACAGCATCGGCAGCCTCAAGGTCGATCTTCTTGTGGTGGGCGCGAGCTTTGCTGGCCTGGCCTGCGCCCGCGCCGCGGCCCTTGCCGGGCTCAGCGTGATGGTGCTGGAGAAGAAGACCAGCGCCGGCGCCAAGCTGCACACGACGGGCATCATCGTCAAGGACGCGGTCGACAGCGTGCCGTGGCTGGGCGAAGTTCCGCCCGCGCTCGTGCGCCGCATCGAAGGCGTGCGGCTCTACGCGCCCAACATGCGCCACGTGGACCTGCACGCGCCTGGCTACTGGTTCTGGGCCACCGATGCGCCCGCGCTGCTCGACTGGATGGTGGAATCAACCCGTGCCTGCGGCGTCGATGTGCGACTCGGCACACTCTTCGAGCAGGCGCTGTGGGTGAACGGCCGCTGGGAAGTCCCTGTGACGCAAGGCCCGTGCATCACGGCCACGTACCTCGTGGGCGCGGACGGTCCGCACTCGCGCGTGGCCAAGGCGCTCGGCCTGTCGCGCAACACGCGCTTCCTGTACGGCATCGAGCATGAATACCAGGGCGCGCGCATGGCGCCCGACCTGCTGCATTGCTTCATCGACCGCAAGCTGGCACCCGGCTACATCGGCTGGGCACTCGACGGTGTGGGCGTGAGCCAGATCGGCCTGGCGCGCCGCATGGGGCACAACGACGCGGGAGCGCTGCGGCTCGACCCGCTGCTGCGCAAGATCGCCTCGGTGGTGACGCCGGGCGATGCGCCACCGGTGGCGGTGCGCGCCGGCATGATCCCCTGCGGCGGTGTATTACCGACGGTCGCGCGCGAACGGGCCTTGCTGGTGGGCGACGCGGCCGGCATGGTGTCGCCGGTCACCGCGGGCGGCATTCACACGGCGCTGCAGCACGGCGAACGCGCGGGTGAGGCCGTGGCGCGCTTCGTGCGCGGCGAGGCCGACGATCCGGCCACCTGGTTCGTGCGCAGCTACCCGAGCTTCCTGCTCAAGCGCACGCTGCGCTGGGCCTTCGACAACTTCCAGAGCGACTGGATGTTCAACCACCTGCTGGGCACGCCGCAGATGCGGCGCGTGGCGGAACTCATCTACTTCCACCGCAAGGGCGGCCCACCATCGAAGGAATAG
- the rlmB gene encoding 23S rRNA (guanosine(2251)-2'-O)-methyltransferase RlmB has product MSSPKVIFGFHAVGVRIKTAPKSVLEVMFDTSRRDARMKQFIARAQEAGVRLVEADGLRLSKLSGSHGHQGVVARVEPAPQIHSLDELLEGLEAAGTVPLLLVLDGVTDPHNLGACLRVADGAGAHAVIAPKDHAAGINATVAKVASGAAETVPYFMVTNLARTLNELKERSIWCVGTSDDAPGTIYQSDFKRPLALVLGAEGEGMRQLTRKTCDELVSIPMAGAVESLNVSVASGVCLYEAMRQRSL; this is encoded by the coding sequence ATGTCTTCCCCTAAAGTGATCTTCGGCTTCCATGCCGTGGGCGTGCGCATCAAGACCGCGCCCAAATCGGTGCTCGAAGTGATGTTCGACACCAGCCGGCGCGATGCGCGCATGAAACAGTTCATTGCGCGTGCGCAAGAAGCCGGTGTGCGGCTGGTCGAGGCCGATGGCCTGCGGCTGTCCAAGCTCAGCGGCAGCCACGGCCACCAGGGCGTGGTCGCGCGGGTCGAGCCCGCCCCGCAAATCCATTCGCTCGACGAACTGCTCGAAGGCCTCGAAGCGGCCGGCACCGTGCCGCTGCTGCTGGTGCTCGACGGCGTGACCGACCCGCACAACCTCGGCGCCTGCCTGCGCGTGGCCGATGGTGCCGGCGCGCATGCGGTGATCGCGCCCAAGGACCATGCGGCCGGCATCAACGCCACCGTGGCCAAGGTGGCGAGCGGCGCGGCCGAGACCGTGCCGTACTTCATGGTCACCAACCTTGCACGCACGCTCAACGAGCTCAAGGAACGCAGCATCTGGTGCGTGGGCACCAGCGACGACGCGCCGGGCACCATCTACCAAAGCGACTTCAAGCGCCCGCTGGCGCTGGTGTTGGGCGCGGAGGGCGAGGGCATGCGCCAGCTCACCCGCAAGACCTGCGACGAGCTGGTGAGCATTCCGATGGCCGGTGCGGTCGAGAGCCTGAACGTCTCGGTGGCCAGCGGCGTGTGCCTCTACGAGGCGATGCGCCAGCGCAGCCTCTGA
- a CDS encoding VOC family protein, producing the protein MAIHELFPYLCVHDAGAAIDFYCEVFEVKEIFRLTEPSGRIGHAELDFHNGAILMISDEFAECNIFSAKTLGGSAVTLHLHVDNADAVVARAVAAGATLDMAPQDQFYGERSGVFRDPFGHRWNVGHSIEKMTPEEMQRRYTAMFDSAG; encoded by the coding sequence ATGGCAATCCACGAGCTGTTTCCGTACCTGTGCGTGCACGACGCCGGCGCGGCCATCGACTTCTACTGCGAGGTGTTCGAGGTGAAGGAAATCTTTCGCCTCACCGAACCCAGCGGCCGCATCGGCCACGCAGAGTTGGACTTCCATAACGGCGCGATCCTGATGATTTCAGACGAATTCGCCGAGTGCAACATCTTCAGCGCCAAAACGCTTGGCGGCAGCGCTGTCACGCTGCATCTGCATGTCGACAACGCCGATGCGGTCGTGGCCCGTGCGGTCGCGGCCGGCGCGACGCTCGACATGGCGCCGCAGGACCAGTTCTACGGCGAGCGCTCGGGCGTTTTCCGCGACCCCTTCGGTCATCGCTGGAACGTGGGGCACAGCATCGAGAAGATGACGCCGGAAGAGATGCAGCGGCGCTACACGGCGATGTTCGATTCCGCGGGCTGA
- a CDS encoding ABC transporter ATP-binding protein — MSQPPSDAIVAVEHVFKSVTDSTGTLDILQDIDFTLGARETAAIVGASGSGKSTLLSIIAGLDTPTRGTVKLAGDDLFAIDEDERAALRAQRVGFVFQSFQLLGNLSALENVMLPLELANRKDARKAATEMLGRVGLGQRLAHYPKVLSGGEQQRVALARAFVVQPALLLADEPTGSLDFATGEQVMKLMFDLNRELGTTLVLVTHDRGIAARCERRITIEAGRVSLNEKTPVSSVESAL, encoded by the coding sequence ATGTCCCAACCCCCGTCTGATGCCATTGTCGCCGTCGAGCATGTCTTCAAATCCGTCACCGACTCGACCGGTACGCTGGACATTCTGCAGGACATCGATTTCACCCTCGGGGCACGGGAAACCGCCGCCATCGTCGGCGCCTCGGGCTCCGGCAAGAGCACCTTGCTGTCGATCATCGCGGGCCTCGACACGCCCACGCGCGGCACCGTGAAGCTGGCGGGCGACGATCTCTTTGCCATCGACGAAGACGAGCGCGCCGCGCTGCGCGCCCAGCGCGTGGGCTTCGTGTTCCAGAGCTTCCAGTTGCTCGGCAACCTGAGCGCCCTCGAGAACGTGATGCTCCCGCTGGAGCTGGCCAACCGCAAGGACGCCCGCAAGGCCGCCACCGAGATGCTCGGGCGCGTCGGCCTGGGCCAGCGGCTGGCCCACTACCCGAAGGTGCTGTCGGGCGGCGAGCAGCAGCGCGTGGCGCTCGCCCGTGCCTTCGTGGTGCAGCCGGCCTTGCTGCTGGCCGACGAGCCCACCGGCAGCCTCGACTTCGCCACCGGCGAGCAGGTGATGAAGCTGATGTTCGACCTCAACCGCGAACTGGGCACCACGCTCGTGCTCGTGACCCATGACCGCGGCATCGCGGCCCGTTGCGAGCGCCGCATCACCATCGAGGCCGGGCGCGTGTCGCTCAATGAAAAAACGCCTGTATCGAGCGTCGAATCAGCGCTATAA
- a CDS encoding arylesterase, whose product MTTAALGSAGAWTTAAQAQATTAGKPVILVLGDSLSAEYGLKRGEGWVPLLEKRLVQQKIAATVVNASISGDTSSGGRARFPALLTQHKPGYVVVELGANDALRGLPLANTEDNLLQITKAAQAAGAKVLIVGIQVPPNYGGDYTRRFEAVFSKVASATKAALVPFLLKGVADAPDAISLFQADRIHPTAVAQPQLLDNVWPELRKLLPK is encoded by the coding sequence TTGACCACCGCCGCGCTCGGCAGCGCGGGGGCATGGACGACCGCGGCGCAAGCCCAGGCCACGACGGCAGGCAAGCCGGTGATCCTGGTGCTGGGGGACTCGCTGAGTGCAGAGTACGGCCTCAAGCGCGGCGAGGGCTGGGTACCCTTGCTCGAAAAAAGGCTTGTGCAGCAGAAGATTGCCGCGACCGTGGTCAACGCCAGCATCAGCGGCGACACCAGCTCCGGTGGCCGTGCCCGCTTTCCGGCCCTGCTGACTCAGCACAAGCCCGGCTACGTGGTGGTGGAGCTGGGCGCCAACGACGCGCTGCGCGGCCTGCCGCTTGCCAACACCGAAGACAACCTCCTGCAGATCACCAAGGCTGCGCAGGCCGCTGGCGCGAAGGTGCTGATCGTCGGCATCCAGGTGCCGCCGAACTATGGCGGCGACTACACGCGACGCTTCGAGGCGGTGTTCTCGAAGGTGGCCAGCGCGACCAAGGCGGCGCTCGTGCCCTTCCTGCTCAAGGGCGTGGCGGATGCGCCCGATGCGATCTCGCTGTTCCAGGCCGATCGCATCCATCCAACAGCGGTGGCGCAGCCGCAACTGCTCGACAACGTCTGGCCCGAGCTTCGCAAGCTGCTGCCGAAGTAA
- a CDS encoding PLP-dependent transferase: MSKPSTTLIHHPYTPPDTFAAPQPGVFKASTVFFADVAAMRARDWKTKAGYTYGLHGTPTTFTLEERLATLEGGTECLLVPSGLAAISLVSFAFLKTGDEVLIPDNAYGPNKALATGELANFGITHRMYDAMNPVDLEAKISHRTRLVWVEAAGSVTMEFPDLPALVNICRARSVMTALDNTWGAGLAFAPFDFNDSGQGVDISVHALTKYPSGGGDVLMGSVVTRDERLHRALKLTHMRMGFGIGVGDVETLLRSLPSISLRYAAHDRAARELAGWLNGCEEIAQVLHPALEDSPGHVHWRALCGATDLAAGLFSVVFDERYSTEQVDRFCDSLKLFRLGYSWGGPVSLVVPYDIGLMRDASVARWPYKGTLVRFSVGLEDVDDLRADLQQALARM; this comes from the coding sequence ATGAGCAAGCCTTCCACGACACTGATTCATCACCCTTACACCCCGCCCGACACCTTCGCCGCGCCGCAGCCCGGCGTGTTCAAGGCGTCGACCGTGTTCTTCGCCGACGTGGCCGCCATGCGCGCGCGCGACTGGAAGACCAAGGCCGGCTACACCTACGGCCTTCACGGCACGCCGACCACCTTCACGCTCGAAGAGCGACTGGCCACGCTCGAAGGCGGCACCGAATGCCTGCTGGTGCCCAGCGGCCTGGCAGCCATCTCGCTGGTCTCGTTCGCGTTCCTGAAGACCGGCGACGAGGTGCTGATTCCCGACAACGCCTACGGCCCCAACAAGGCGCTGGCCACCGGCGAGCTTGCCAACTTCGGCATCACCCATCGCATGTACGACGCGATGAATCCGGTCGACCTGGAGGCCAAGATTTCGCACCGCACGCGGCTGGTGTGGGTCGAGGCGGCGGGTTCGGTGACGATGGAGTTTCCGGACCTGCCCGCGCTCGTGAACATCTGCCGTGCGCGCAGCGTGATGACGGCGCTCGACAACACCTGGGGCGCGGGCCTTGCGTTCGCGCCCTTCGATTTCAATGACAGCGGGCAGGGTGTCGACATCTCGGTGCATGCGCTCACCAAGTACCCCAGCGGCGGTGGCGATGTGCTGATGGGCAGCGTGGTCACGCGCGACGAGCGGCTGCACCGCGCGCTCAAGCTCACGCACATGCGCATGGGCTTCGGCATCGGCGTGGGCGATGTGGAAACGCTGCTGCGTTCGCTGCCCAGCATCTCGCTGCGCTATGCCGCGCACGATCGTGCAGCGCGCGAGTTGGCGGGTTGGCTCAATGGTTGCGAAGAAATTGCACAGGTGCTGCACCCGGCGCTGGAAGACTCGCCCGGCCATGTCCACTGGCGTGCACTCTGTGGTGCCACCGACCTGGCAGCAGGCCTGTTCTCTGTCGTCTTTGATGAGCGCTACAGCACCGAGCAGGTCGACCGCTTCTGCGACAGCCTGAAGCTGTTCCGCCTCGGCTATTCGTGGGGCGGGCCGGTCAGCCTGGTGGTGCCTTACGACATCGGGCTCATGCGTGACGCCAGCGTGGCGCGCTGGCCCTACAAGGGCACGCTCGTGCGCTTCTCGGTCGGCCTCGAAGACGTGGACGATTTGCGGGCCGATCTGCAACAGGCGCTCGCGAGGATGTAG
- a CDS encoding ATP phosphoribosyltransferase regulatory subunit, with protein sequence MSAWVLPDHIADVLPSEARHIEELRRQLLDTARGYGYELVMPPLLEHLESLLSGTGEALDLQTFKLVDQLSGRSMGLRADTTPQVARIDAHLLNRDGVTRLCYCGPVLHTRPDRPHATREPLQFGAEIYGHAGLEADTETLLLALDCLDAAGLRDGVIVDLADARIVRALFAGVPVDAAALARVHAALAAKDASELQSLTKDFPAASRDGLRALVQLYGDASVLDEAAKALQGTPEVGVALADLKQLAAGLNGVAGRQISFDLADLRGYAYYSGMRFGIYVPGAADSLVRGGRYDEVGAVFGRNRPAVGFSLDVRELVGVLPARPLRAAIRAPWSDAAGLHEAIAKLRKAGETVVCVLPGHGSEIDEFHCDRELVEQAGQWNVRAI encoded by the coding sequence ATGTCCGCCTGGGTCCTCCCGGATCACATTGCCGATGTGCTGCCTTCCGAGGCGCGCCACATCGAAGAACTTCGACGCCAGTTGCTCGATACCGCCCGTGGCTATGGCTACGAGCTGGTAATGCCGCCACTGCTCGAGCATCTTGAGTCGTTGCTGTCCGGCACCGGCGAGGCGCTCGACCTCCAAACCTTCAAGCTTGTCGACCAGCTTTCCGGCCGCAGCATGGGCCTTCGTGCCGACACCACCCCCCAGGTGGCGCGCATCGATGCCCACCTGCTGAACCGCGATGGCGTGACCCGCCTGTGCTACTGCGGTCCGGTGCTCCACACCCGGCCCGACCGGCCGCACGCCACCCGTGAGCCGCTGCAGTTCGGTGCCGAGATCTACGGCCATGCCGGCCTCGAAGCCGACACCGAAACCCTGCTGCTGGCGCTCGACTGCCTGGATGCCGCCGGCTTGCGCGACGGTGTGATCGTCGATCTGGCCGATGCCCGCATCGTGCGTGCGCTGTTCGCCGGCGTGCCGGTCGATGCTGCGGCGCTGGCTCGCGTGCATGCGGCGCTGGCCGCCAAGGATGCGAGCGAGCTGCAGTCGCTCACCAAGGATTTCCCCGCTGCCTCGCGCGACGGCCTGCGTGCGCTCGTCCAGCTTTATGGCGACGCGTCGGTGCTCGACGAGGCCGCGAAGGCCCTGCAGGGCACGCCCGAGGTGGGTGTTGCGTTGGCCGACCTGAAGCAACTGGCAGCCGGCCTGAACGGTGTGGCGGGTCGCCAGATCAGCTTCGACCTGGCCGACCTGCGCGGCTACGCCTACTACAGCGGCATGCGCTTCGGCATCTACGTGCCGGGCGCGGCCGATTCGCTGGTGCGCGGCGGCCGTTATGACGAGGTCGGCGCTGTGTTCGGCCGCAACCGTCCCGCCGTCGGCTTCAGCCTTGACGTGCGCGAGCTGGTCGGCGTGCTGCCGGCCCGCCCGCTGCGCGCCGCCATCCGTGCGCCCTGGAGCGACGCGGCCGGGTTGCACGAGGCGATTGCCAAATTGCGCAAGGCCGGTGAAACGGTTGTCTGCGTGCTGCCGGGACACGGCAGCGAAATCGATGAATTCCACTGCGACCGCGAGCTCGTCGAGCAAGCGGGCCAGTGGAATGTCCGAGCGATCTGA
- a CDS encoding phosphoribosyltransferase: MLTEDGKHLYVSYDEYNNLIEKLAIKVHQSNWEFDTILCLARGGMRPGDVLSRIFDKPLAIMSTSSYRADAGTVQGHLDIARFITTPKGEIAGKVLLVDDLADSGHTLHAVMDMLRNNYKPITELRSAVIWTKALSTFTPDYSVEYLATNPWIHQPFEGYDSLGAAKLLEKWSV, translated from the coding sequence ATGTTGACCGAAGACGGCAAACATCTCTACGTCAGCTACGACGAGTACAACAACCTGATCGAGAAGCTCGCGATCAAGGTGCACCAGTCGAACTGGGAGTTCGACACCATCCTGTGCCTGGCGCGCGGTGGCATGCGTCCCGGCGATGTGCTCTCGCGCATCTTCGACAAGCCGTTGGCGATCATGTCGACCAGCTCGTACCGCGCCGATGCAGGCACGGTGCAGGGCCACCTCGACATCGCCCGCTTCATCACCACGCCTAAGGGCGAGATCGCCGGCAAGGTACTGCTGGTGGACGACCTGGCCGACTCGGGCCACACGCTGCACGCGGTGATGGACATGCTGCGCAACAACTACAAGCCAATCACCGAGCTGCGCAGCGCGGTGATCTGGACCAAGGCGCTGTCGACCTTCACGCCCGACTACTCGGTCGAGTACCTGGCAACGAACCCCTGGATCCATCAGCCCTTCGAGGGCTACGACTCGCTCGGCGCTGCGAAGCTGCTCGAGAAGTGGTCGGTCTGA
- a CDS encoding DUF5713 family protein, which yields MPITNPQLLNHPFLQEMYLDAYFPDFLVDKCKQIFVRLCEAIEAQKPSDNASLLRLTHAATEEFNALAEEFDENGSELETAAREAIAADFETIAKAYGFDIDTEELISPRDW from the coding sequence ATGCCGATCACCAACCCGCAGCTGCTGAACCACCCCTTCCTCCAGGAGATGTACCTCGACGCGTACTTTCCCGATTTCCTGGTGGACAAGTGCAAGCAGATCTTCGTTCGCCTGTGCGAGGCGATCGAAGCGCAAAAGCCTTCGGACAACGCCAGCCTGCTGCGGCTGACGCATGCCGCCACGGAAGAATTCAATGCGCTCGCCGAAGAGTTCGACGAGAACGGCAGCGAACTCGAAACCGCCGCACGCGAAGCCATTGCCGCGGACTTCGAGACCATCGCGAAGGCCTACGGGTTCGACATCGACACCGAAGAATTGATCTCGCCGCGCGACTGGTAA